Proteins from a genomic interval of Microbacterium imperiale:
- a CDS encoding class II fumarate hydratase, with protein sequence MTDIEYRIEHDTMGEVRVPKDALYAAQTQRAVENFPISGSGLESSQIAALARIKKAAALANKELGTLDAAIADAIAAAADEVVTGRHDAHFPVDTYQTGSGTSSNMNMNEVLATLATRTLGSTVHPNDHVNASQSSNDVFPTSVHIAVTQALIDDLIPSLDHLAVALEEKAELWKDVVKSGRTHLMDATPVTLGQEFGGYARQMRLGIERVQSVLPRVGEVPLGGTAVGTGINTPLGFPQKVIELLAAETELPITEAKDHFEAQANRDGLVEASGALRTIAVSLTKINNDIRWMGSGPNTGLGELHIPDLQPGSSIMPGKVNPVVPEAVLMVSARVIGNDATVAWAGASGSFELNVAIPVMGTALLESIRLLSNAVRVLADKTIAGLEANVERAAAFAGMSPSIVTPLNKLIGYEAAAKIAKHAVAEGITVREAVIALGYVERGELTEAQLDEKLDLLSMTHAG encoded by the coding sequence GTGACCGACATCGAGTACCGCATCGAACACGACACCATGGGAGAGGTGCGCGTCCCGAAGGACGCCCTGTACGCGGCGCAGACCCAGCGGGCCGTCGAGAACTTCCCGATCTCGGGGTCGGGCCTCGAGTCGTCTCAGATCGCCGCCCTCGCGCGCATCAAGAAGGCGGCCGCCCTCGCGAACAAGGAACTCGGCACACTCGACGCCGCGATCGCCGACGCGATCGCCGCCGCCGCTGACGAGGTCGTCACCGGTCGCCACGACGCGCACTTCCCGGTCGACACTTACCAGACCGGCTCGGGCACGTCGTCGAACATGAACATGAATGAGGTGCTCGCGACGCTCGCGACCCGCACCCTCGGCTCGACCGTCCACCCGAACGACCACGTCAACGCGTCGCAGTCGTCGAACGACGTCTTCCCCACGTCGGTGCACATCGCCGTCACGCAGGCCCTGATCGACGACCTCATCCCCTCCCTCGACCACCTCGCGGTGGCTCTCGAGGAGAAGGCGGAGCTGTGGAAGGACGTCGTGAAGTCCGGCCGCACCCACCTCATGGACGCCACGCCCGTCACCCTCGGACAGGAGTTCGGCGGCTACGCCCGCCAGATGCGCCTGGGCATCGAGCGCGTGCAGTCGGTGCTCCCCCGTGTCGGCGAGGTCCCGCTCGGGGGCACCGCCGTCGGCACCGGCATCAATACGCCCCTCGGATTCCCGCAGAAGGTCATCGAGCTGCTCGCCGCCGAGACCGAGCTGCCGATCACCGAGGCCAAGGACCACTTCGAGGCGCAGGCCAACCGCGACGGTCTCGTCGAGGCATCCGGCGCGCTGCGCACGATCGCGGTGTCGCTGACGAAGATCAACAACGACATCCGCTGGATGGGCTCGGGCCCGAACACCGGTCTCGGCGAGCTCCACATCCCCGACCTGCAGCCCGGGTCGTCGATCATGCCGGGCAAGGTCAACCCGGTCGTCCCCGAGGCCGTCCTCATGGTGTCGGCGCGGGTCATCGGCAACGACGCCACCGTCGCGTGGGCAGGGGCTTCCGGCTCGTTCGAGCTGAACGTCGCGATCCCCGTCATGGGCACCGCGCTGCTCGAGTCGATCCGTCTGCTCTCGAACGCCGTGCGCGTTCTCGCCGACAAGACCATCGCCGGCCTCGAAGCCAACGTCGAGCGCGCGGCGGCCTTCGCCGGGATGTCGCCGTCGATCGTCACGCCGCTGAACAAGCTGATCGGCTACGAGGCAGCGGCCAAGATCGCCAAGCACGCCGTCGCCGAGGGCATCACGGTGCGCGAGGCCGTCATCGCGCTCGGGTACGTCGAGCGCGGCGAGCTCACCGAGGCGCAGCTCGACGAGAAGCTCGACCTGCTGTCGATGACCCACGCCGGCTGA
- a CDS encoding carbonic anhydrase → MTSTAENTAVPTPQEAWDEMRAGNIRFVEGTPRHPRQDVERRHEIAGLQTPRAALFGCSDSRLAAEIIFDEGLGDLFVIRNAGQVISDSVVGSLEYAVAVLNVPLIVVLGHDACGAVRAAIDSTGVDAPPLPPLIWRQIAPIVPAVRRVLRAGAADGVTAETVDAETVGREHLRETVGQLLHASELISTAVAEGRVAIIGANYRLAEGAAVPDIILGDVHDAAAS, encoded by the coding sequence ATGACCTCTACGGCCGAAAACACCGCGGTTCCCACTCCCCAGGAGGCGTGGGACGAGATGCGCGCGGGGAACATCCGCTTCGTCGAGGGCACCCCTCGCCATCCGCGTCAGGACGTCGAGCGCCGTCACGAGATCGCCGGATTGCAGACGCCGCGCGCCGCGCTGTTCGGCTGCTCCGACTCCCGACTGGCCGCGGAGATCATCTTCGACGAAGGTCTGGGCGACCTCTTCGTCATCCGCAATGCCGGCCAGGTCATCTCCGACTCCGTCGTCGGCAGCCTCGAGTACGCGGTCGCGGTGCTCAACGTCCCGCTCATCGTCGTGCTCGGCCACGATGCCTGCGGCGCCGTGCGCGCCGCGATCGACAGCACCGGCGTCGACGCACCGCCGCTCCCGCCCCTCATCTGGCGGCAGATCGCGCCCATCGTCCCCGCCGTGCGTCGCGTCCTGCGCGCCGGAGCCGCGGACGGCGTCACCGCCGAGACGGTCGACGCCGAGACCGTCGGACGTGAGCACCTGCGCGAGACGGTCGGGCAGCTCCTGCACGCCTCGGAGCTCATCAGCACCGCCGTGGCCGAAGGGCGCGTCGCGATCATCGGCGCGAACTATCGACTGGCCGAGGGCGCCGCGGTGCCCGACATCATCCTCGGCGACGTCCACGACGCCGCCGCATCCTGA
- a CDS encoding DUF4245 family protein, with translation MAKGPRIVAELGRPETPDETAARKAASSRVYRSSQTARNLIAALIVTIAVVAVIVFGVPRGSVPERPAIDVAAVAADVGPAIGRDLVVPDVPDAWRVNKAELAGDDVRTWEVVYAPESGYVNVQQGFDADAGWASRQISGARATTVERLGDVDWDVFEINDPARFGNISYALSTTAGTDTILVYGGGAVDAETVRDAARGLAPQIADLQKETR, from the coding sequence ATGGCCAAAGGTCCGCGGATCGTCGCCGAGCTCGGGCGCCCCGAGACCCCCGACGAGACAGCCGCACGCAAAGCCGCCTCCTCCCGCGTCTACCGGTCGAGCCAGACCGCGCGCAACCTCATCGCCGCGCTCATCGTGACCATCGCCGTGGTGGCGGTGATCGTGTTCGGTGTGCCCCGCGGCTCGGTCCCGGAGCGTCCCGCCATCGACGTCGCCGCCGTCGCCGCGGATGTCGGCCCCGCGATCGGGCGCGACCTGGTCGTACCCGATGTGCCCGACGCCTGGCGCGTCAACAAGGCCGAGCTCGCCGGCGATGACGTGCGCACGTGGGAGGTCGTCTACGCCCCCGAGAGCGGGTACGTCAACGTTCAGCAGGGCTTCGACGCCGATGCCGGTTGGGCGTCGCGACAGATCAGCGGCGCCCGCGCGACCACGGTCGAGCGGCTCGGGGATGTCGACTGGGACGTCTTCGAGATCAACGATCCCGCCCGCTTCGGCAACATCTCGTACGCCCTGTCCACGACCGCGGGCACCGACACGATCCTCGTGTACGGCGGGGGCGCCGTCGACGCCGAGACCGTTCGCGACGCAGCGCGTGGGCTCGCACCGCAGATAGCCGACCTGCAGAAGGAGACACGATGA
- a CDS encoding exodeoxyribonuclease VII small subunit, with product MTSPADGLPADVATLSFEQARDELVRVVAELEQGAPTLEHSLELWTRGEALAARCEEWLLGAKRRLDEARTGATGDA from the coding sequence ATGACTTCGCCGGCCGATGGGCTTCCCGCCGACGTCGCGACCCTCAGCTTCGAGCAGGCTCGGGACGAGCTCGTGCGCGTCGTCGCCGAGCTCGAGCAGGGCGCCCCGACGCTCGAGCACTCGCTCGAGCTGTGGACCCGCGGCGAGGCGCTCGCCGCCCGCTGCGAGGAATGGCTCCTCGGCGCGAAGCGGCGACTCGACGAGGCCCGCACCGGCGCCACGGGCGACGCGTGA
- the xseA gene encoding exodeoxyribonuclease VII large subunit, with protein sequence MPSFEAAPGQTPPPDAVHPRESSPQTPTSISRLNETIRDFVQRWNAVWVEGEITSWNLRGGHVFGRLKDAEADAALSFRLWSSTLQRLGASPQVGDRVVACVKSDYFVKSGDFSFTVSAMRPTGLGDQLVQLERLRARLRAEGLFDASRKKPLPFLPHTIGLITGERSDAERDVHRNAELRWPHVAFRTVHAAVQGDRCVPETIAALRTLDADPDVDVIVIARGGGDPQTLLGFSDERLLRAVAEATTPVVSAIGHENDHPLLDDVADLRASTPTDAAKRVVPDVSEQRALVEQLRSRARTRLTQRVGHDLAQLEQLRSRPVLRNPESLMTTRAHELHLLTARGRDVVTRRVDTASHEVARLRASLRALSPGATLDRGYAIAHLDGGVIVRDAAQAAAGARVVVTVARGSFGAHSDGEIAEDAVAPGADAGGTVTSADPS encoded by the coding sequence ATGCCGTCGTTCGAGGCCGCCCCCGGTCAGACACCGCCGCCCGACGCCGTGCACCCCCGGGAGTCGTCTCCGCAGACGCCGACCTCGATCTCGCGACTGAACGAGACCATCCGCGACTTCGTCCAGCGCTGGAACGCCGTCTGGGTCGAGGGCGAGATCACGTCGTGGAACCTGCGCGGCGGCCACGTCTTCGGCCGGCTCAAGGACGCCGAGGCGGATGCCGCGCTGTCGTTCCGCCTGTGGTCGAGCACGCTGCAGCGCTTGGGCGCGAGCCCGCAGGTCGGCGACCGCGTCGTCGCTTGCGTGAAGAGCGACTACTTCGTGAAGTCGGGCGACTTCTCCTTCACGGTCTCGGCGATGCGGCCCACGGGGCTCGGCGATCAGCTGGTGCAGCTCGAACGGCTGCGCGCCCGACTGCGGGCCGAAGGGTTGTTCGACGCGTCGCGCAAGAAGCCGCTGCCCTTCCTCCCCCACACCATCGGCCTCATCACGGGAGAACGCAGCGACGCCGAGCGTGACGTGCACCGCAACGCGGAGCTGCGCTGGCCCCACGTCGCCTTCCGCACGGTCCACGCAGCGGTGCAAGGCGATCGCTGCGTCCCCGAGACGATCGCCGCGCTGCGCACCCTCGACGCCGACCCCGACGTCGACGTCATCGTCATCGCCCGGGGCGGTGGCGACCCGCAGACCCTGCTCGGTTTCAGCGACGAGCGGCTGCTGCGAGCGGTCGCCGAGGCGACGACACCGGTCGTGTCGGCGATCGGGCACGAGAACGACCATCCGCTGCTCGACGATGTCGCGGATCTGCGCGCCTCGACACCGACTGATGCCGCCAAACGCGTCGTCCCCGACGTCTCGGAGCAGCGGGCCCTCGTCGAGCAGCTGCGCAGCCGTGCGCGCACCCGGCTGACGCAGCGTGTCGGCCATGACCTCGCCCAACTCGAGCAACTCCGGTCGCGGCCCGTCCTGCGCAATCCCGAGTCGCTGATGACGACGCGCGCGCACGAGCTCCACCTCCTCACCGCCCGCGGCCGCGATGTGGTGACCCGCCGCGTCGACACCGCGTCGCACGAGGTGGCGCGCCTGCGAGCTTCGCTGCGCGCCCTCTCCCCCGGCGCCACGCTGGATCGGGGCTACGCGATCGCCCATCTGGATGGCGGCGTCATCGTCCGCGATGCGGCGCAGGCCGCCGCCGGCGCGCGCGTCGTGGTCACCGTGGCGCGCGGTTCGTTCGGGGCGCACTCCGACGGTGAGATCGCCGAGGATGCCGTCGCCCCCGGGGCAGACGCCGGCGGCACGGTCACGTCGGCCGACCCGTCCTAG
- a CDS encoding 4-hydroxy-3-methylbut-2-enyl diphosphate reductase, protein MSTPAVRLPVPRVPGRHGRLQDIPVGAAKRVLLAAPRGYCAGVDRAVVAVEKALERFGAPVYVRKQIVHNIHVVRELEERGAVFVDEVDAVPAGAHVVFSAHGVSPAVVAAASDRGLQAIDATCPLVTKVHREAVRFARDEREILLIGHEGHEEVEGTAGEAPEHITIVTSPEHADVVEVRDPSRVVWLSQTTLSVDETMETVRRLRVRFPELQDPPSDDICYATQNRQVAIKKIAAETDLVIVVGSANSSNSVRLVEVALEYGARAAYRVDYADEIRQEWLEGVRTVGVTSGASVPEVLVQQVLASLADAGYGDVDEVRTAEEDLMFSLPKELRTDASGAQDARARGGRGRA, encoded by the coding sequence GTGAGCACACCCGCCGTCCGGCTGCCCGTACCCCGCGTGCCGGGGCGTCACGGCCGTCTCCAGGATATCCCGGTAGGCGCCGCCAAGCGGGTGCTTCTCGCCGCCCCGCGCGGTTACTGCGCCGGCGTCGACCGTGCCGTGGTCGCGGTGGAGAAGGCGCTCGAGCGCTTCGGTGCCCCCGTCTACGTCCGCAAGCAGATCGTCCACAACATCCACGTGGTGCGCGAGCTCGAGGAGCGCGGCGCCGTGTTCGTGGACGAGGTGGATGCCGTGCCCGCGGGCGCGCACGTCGTCTTCAGTGCCCATGGTGTGTCGCCGGCCGTCGTCGCGGCGGCATCCGATCGCGGCCTTCAGGCGATCGACGCGACGTGCCCGCTCGTGACGAAGGTGCACCGCGAGGCGGTCCGGTTCGCGCGCGACGAGCGGGAGATCCTCCTGATCGGCCACGAGGGCCACGAAGAGGTCGAGGGCACGGCGGGCGAGGCTCCCGAGCACATCACGATCGTCACCTCTCCCGAGCACGCGGATGTCGTCGAGGTCCGCGACCCGTCGCGAGTCGTGTGGCTGTCGCAGACGACGCTGTCGGTCGACGAGACGATGGAGACCGTCCGGCGGCTGCGCGTGCGGTTCCCCGAGCTGCAGGACCCGCCGTCGGACGACATCTGCTACGCCACCCAGAACCGCCAGGTGGCGATCAAGAAGATCGCCGCGGAGACCGACCTCGTCATCGTGGTCGGATCGGCGAACTCCTCGAACAGCGTGCGACTCGTCGAGGTCGCGCTCGAATACGGCGCTCGGGCTGCCTACCGCGTCGACTACGCCGACGAGATCCGGCAGGAATGGCTCGAGGGCGTTCGCACGGTCGGCGTCACGAGCGGTGCGTCGGTGCCGGAGGTGCTGGTGCAGCAGGTGCTGGCGAGCCTCGCCGATGCTGGCTACGGGGATGTCGACGAAGTGCGCACCGCCGAGGAGGACCTCATGTTCTCGCTGCCGAAGGAGCTGCGTACGGACGCGTCCGGTGCGCAAGATGCGCGCGCCCGCGGCGGACGGGGACGCGCGTGA
- a CDS encoding DUF6264 family protein, whose product MSEQEQRPRPQYGEYATPEEQRARIAALGGGTAPHPDVVDTAVPPTPHSSAAANGASTRLPSPRPTTTAARPTRTADRVVTIALLAYGLITLLGAIPQLIDFVGFAETWMEMAGIDATLADPAAGRAWGIAAAIFYSVGWLTTAGLSWWSLSHRRLSWWIPLVGAIVTFVIVSLLLAAPLLSDPGVMQGFSAPR is encoded by the coding sequence GTGAGCGAGCAGGAGCAGCGGCCGCGCCCGCAGTACGGCGAGTACGCGACACCCGAAGAGCAGCGGGCGCGCATCGCCGCGCTCGGGGGCGGCACGGCGCCGCATCCGGATGTCGTCGACACCGCTGTTCCCCCTACGCCCCATTCCTCGGCTGCCGCGAACGGTGCGTCGACACGGCTGCCGTCGCCGCGCCCGACGACGACCGCCGCGCGACCGACGCGCACGGCCGACCGCGTGGTGACCATCGCGCTGCTCGCGTACGGTCTCATCACCCTGCTCGGTGCGATCCCGCAGCTCATCGACTTCGTCGGCTTCGCCGAGACCTGGATGGAGATGGCGGGTATCGACGCGACGCTCGCCGATCCCGCCGCCGGCCGGGCCTGGGGCATCGCCGCCGCGATCTTCTACAGCGTGGGATGGCTTACGACGGCGGGCCTGTCATGGTGGTCGCTCTCGCACCGGCGCCTGTCGTGGTGGATTCCGCTGGTCGGAGCGATCGTGACCTTCGTGATCGTGAGCCTCCTGCTCGCCGCACCGCTGCTGTCGGATCCGGGAGTGATGCAGGGCTTCTCCGCCCCGCGCTGA
- the fbaA gene encoding class II fructose-bisphosphate aldolase yields the protein MPIATPEQYAEMLDRAKAGGFAYPAINAASSQSINAVLQGLTEAGSDGIIQVTTGGADYFAGHTVKGRATGALAFAKFAHEVAKNYPVTVALHTDHCPKPALDDFLLPLISASEEAVADGGQPIFQSHMWDGSAVPLSENIEIAQQLLPRIKAIRAILEVEIGVVGGEEDGVQHEGSNDALYTTTGDVSQVVDALGLGDQGRWIAALTFGNVHGVYKPGNVKLKPELLGEIQAGIAEKFGTGEKPLDLVFHGGSGSTDEEIALAVANGVVKMNIDTDTQYAFTRSVAGFMFQNYDGVLKVDGEVGNKKAYDPRAWGKKAESAMAARVVEATKQLGSFGQSQS from the coding sequence ATGCCCATCGCCACCCCCGAACAGTACGCAGAGATGCTGGATCGAGCGAAGGCCGGCGGATTCGCCTACCCCGCGATCAACGCCGCCAGCTCGCAGTCGATCAACGCCGTCCTCCAGGGTCTGACCGAAGCCGGCTCCGACGGCATCATCCAGGTCACCACGGGCGGCGCGGACTACTTCGCCGGCCACACCGTCAAGGGCCGCGCGACCGGCGCGCTCGCGTTCGCGAAGTTCGCGCACGAGGTCGCCAAGAACTACCCCGTCACCGTGGCGCTGCACACCGACCACTGCCCGAAGCCGGCGCTCGACGACTTCCTGCTGCCGCTCATCTCGGCGTCCGAAGAAGCCGTCGCCGATGGCGGTCAGCCGATCTTCCAGTCGCACATGTGGGACGGCTCCGCCGTGCCCCTGTCCGAGAACATCGAGATCGCTCAGCAGCTCCTCCCCCGCATCAAGGCGATCCGCGCGATCCTCGAGGTCGAGATCGGCGTCGTGGGCGGCGAAGAGGACGGCGTCCAGCACGAGGGCTCGAACGACGCCCTGTACACCACGACCGGCGACGTCTCGCAGGTCGTCGACGCACTCGGCCTCGGTGACCAGGGTCGGTGGATCGCTGCTCTCACCTTCGGCAACGTCCACGGCGTCTACAAGCCCGGCAACGTCAAGCTCAAGCCTGAGCTGCTCGGCGAGATCCAGGCCGGCATCGCAGAGAAGTTCGGCACCGGCGAGAAGCCCCTCGACCTGGTCTTCCACGGCGGCAGCGGCTCGACCGACGAGGAGATCGCCCTCGCCGTCGCGAACGGCGTCGTCAAGATGAACATCGACACCGACACGCAGTACGCCTTCACGCGCTCCGTCGCCGGCTTCATGTTCCAGAACTACGACGGCGTCCTCAAGGTCGACGGCGAGGTGGGCAACAAGAAGGCCTACGACCCGCGCGCCTGGGGCAAGAAGGCCGAGTCGGCCATGGCCGCCCGCGTCGTCGAGGCCACCAAGCAGCTCGGCTCGTTCGGCCAGTCGCAGAGCTGA
- the glpX gene encoding class II fructose-bisphosphatase, with translation MVSLTADMSPLHPDRNLALELVRATEAAAIRSVPFIGRGQKELADGAAVDAMRAFLTTVNFDGVIVIGEGEKDAAPMLFNGEKVGTGRGPQADIAVDPIDGTSLTAEGRNNALSVIAVADRGAMLDASAVFYMDKLVTGPAGVGVVDIRLPIAENIHRLAKALGKPVDELVVSVLNRPRHAKLIEEIRAAGAGTRLMSDGDVAGGINAARHNARTDMCVGIGGSPEGIVTACAIKALGGHIQGRLWARDDDEKQRGIDAGLSLDGHVYEADDLVRGKNTIFVATGVTNGELVGGVRREGDFVYTESVVLRGASGTLRRITSEHLTSKWL, from the coding sequence ATGGTGAGTCTGACCGCCGACATGAGTCCGCTGCATCCCGACCGCAACCTCGCTCTCGAACTGGTGCGGGCGACCGAGGCGGCGGCCATCCGCTCCGTTCCCTTCATCGGACGCGGCCAGAAGGAACTGGCCGACGGCGCCGCCGTCGACGCGATGCGCGCCTTCCTCACGACGGTCAACTTCGACGGCGTGATCGTCATCGGTGAGGGCGAGAAGGATGCCGCGCCGATGCTCTTCAACGGCGAGAAGGTCGGTACGGGTCGCGGCCCGCAGGCCGATATCGCGGTCGACCCCATCGACGGCACGTCGCTGACGGCTGAAGGACGTAACAACGCGCTGTCCGTCATCGCCGTCGCCGACCGTGGCGCGATGCTCGACGCCTCGGCGGTGTTCTACATGGACAAGCTCGTCACGGGTCCCGCGGGCGTCGGTGTCGTCGACATCCGGCTGCCGATCGCCGAGAACATCCACCGACTCGCGAAGGCGCTCGGTAAGCCGGTCGACGAGCTGGTGGTGTCGGTGCTCAATCGTCCCCGCCACGCGAAGCTGATCGAGGAGATCCGCGCGGCCGGCGCCGGAACGCGACTGATGAGCGACGGCGACGTGGCCGGCGGGATCAACGCTGCGCGTCACAACGCCCGCACCGACATGTGCGTCGGCATCGGGGGCAGCCCGGAGGGCATCGTCACCGCGTGCGCGATCAAGGCCCTCGGCGGTCACATCCAGGGGCGGCTGTGGGCGCGCGACGACGACGAGAAGCAGCGTGGGATCGACGCCGGGCTCTCGTTGGACGGGCACGTCTACGAGGCGGACGACCTGGTGCGCGGCAAGAACACGATCTTCGTCGCGACGGGCGTCACCAACGGCGAGCTCGTCGGCGGCGTGCGCCGCGAGGGCGACTTCGTCTACACCGAGAGCGTCGTCCTGCGCGGCGCGTCGGGCACGCTCCGCCGCATCACGTCGGAGCACCTGACGTCGAAGTGGCTCTGA
- a CDS encoding UDP-N-acetylmuramyl pentapeptide phosphotransferase produces the protein MTANSPQTGQIAVTIDPARRPDVLLRRRHPEGHQVSAWWMIGAFLAVSAAVVALVNMFPA, from the coding sequence ATGACAGCGAACAGTCCGCAGACCGGCCAGATCGCGGTGACGATCGACCCCGCACGTCGCCCCGACGTGCTGCTTCGCCGGCGTCACCCGGAGGGCCATCAGGTCAGCGCATGGTGGATGATCGGGGCGTTCCTGGCGGTGTCGGCTGCGGTCGTCGCGCTGGTGAACATGTTCCCGGCCTGA
- a CDS encoding DNA recombination protein RmuC: MDAFIVVVVVLCAAGAAAAGWFAGTAATARRSAAELAHLESRAAVAEAERGALAEQLERQRELQREFGSQARADQAARDERERREQAVLRALAPVQESLQAMQTKVELLERERSEQFGSLAEQLRLGRETDEALRATTESLAGALRSSAARGVWGETQLRRIVESAGLTRYVDFDLQAAVSSDSGAGRPDLVVRLAGDKALAVDAKVPLEAYLEASAIPVTAQGDDARRRKALLAAHVKAVRAHVDSLAKKAYWAGLTTSPEFVVCFIPSESLLAAALDEDPALLDYAFSRRVALASPVNLWAVLKTVAYTWTQQDVSDEARRLFELGNELYQRLGSLASHAGDLRRAIERTVESYNKFVGTLESRVLVTARKFPGIDETRLDAVSAPAPIDTATRMTTAPELLSADVGELRDRIGTRSDDL; the protein is encoded by the coding sequence ATGGACGCATTCATCGTCGTCGTCGTGGTTCTCTGCGCTGCAGGCGCAGCCGCGGCGGGCTGGTTCGCAGGCACGGCCGCGACTGCCCGGCGCTCCGCCGCCGAGCTCGCCCACCTCGAGTCCCGCGCCGCCGTTGCCGAAGCCGAACGCGGCGCCCTCGCAGAGCAGCTCGAGCGCCAGCGCGAACTCCAGCGCGAGTTCGGCAGCCAGGCGCGGGCCGACCAGGCCGCGCGCGATGAGCGCGAACGTCGCGAACAGGCGGTCCTGCGGGCTCTCGCCCCCGTGCAGGAGTCGCTGCAGGCCATGCAGACGAAGGTCGAGCTGCTCGAGCGTGAGCGCAGCGAGCAGTTCGGGTCGCTCGCCGAGCAGCTCCGGCTCGGCCGCGAGACCGACGAGGCGCTCCGCGCGACCACCGAGTCGCTCGCCGGCGCCCTGCGGTCCAGCGCAGCCCGCGGTGTGTGGGGCGAGACGCAGCTGCGCCGCATCGTCGAGTCCGCCGGCCTCACGCGCTACGTCGACTTCGACCTTCAGGCCGCCGTCTCGTCCGACAGCGGCGCGGGTCGCCCCGACCTCGTGGTGCGCCTTGCCGGCGACAAGGCACTCGCGGTGGATGCCAAGGTGCCGCTCGAGGCCTACCTCGAGGCGAGCGCCATTCCCGTCACCGCACAGGGCGACGATGCGCGCCGCCGCAAGGCGCTCCTCGCCGCTCACGTGAAAGCCGTGCGCGCCCACGTCGACTCCCTGGCGAAGAAGGCCTACTGGGCGGGTCTGACGACGAGCCCGGAGTTCGTCGTGTGCTTCATCCCGAGCGAGTCGTTGCTGGCCGCAGCACTCGACGAAGACCCCGCGCTCCTGGACTATGCGTTCAGCCGCCGCGTCGCTCTCGCCTCACCGGTGAACCTGTGGGCGGTTCTCAAGACCGTCGCGTACACGTGGACGCAGCAGGACGTCTCGGACGAGGCGCGTCGCCTGTTCGAGCTCGGCAACGAGCTGTACCAGCGCCTCGGCAGCCTCGCCTCGCACGCCGGTGACCTGCGACGGGCGATCGAGCGCACCGTCGAGTCCTACAACAAGTTCGTCGGCACACTCGAGAGCCGCGTCCTGGTCACCGCTCGCAAGTTCCCCGGGATCGATGAGACGCGTCTCGATGCGGTCTCCGCGCCCGCGCCGATCGACACGGCGACGCGGATGACGACAGCGCCCGAGCTTCTCAGCGCCGACGTCGGAGAACTCCGCGACCGGATCGGGACGCGGAGTGACGACCTGTGA